A stretch of Octopus bimaculoides isolate UCB-OBI-ISO-001 chromosome 23, ASM119413v2, whole genome shotgun sequence DNA encodes these proteins:
- the LOC106882720 gene encoding tRNA-splicing endonuclease subunit Sen2 isoform X2 yields MKLSRYFTHLKWKKCVSNDDLSISDDEDDDDPDNDGTGIDDAEYKVVPEEPTESSVGAKTDETITEYSKGTKPLSQVNKNIPLHPLCKIDEDAANVFVVDQRQLKSETVEDNSRRSTQWLPSLKQDPYSMGEVLLLIYEEAFFLTYGLGCLLVKDNQGNPLKISEMWKTFYKNRSDFLPKYIAYHYYRSQGWIPKPGIKFGCDFILYKDGQLFYHATYSVLVFMVEEGSLEEDPRWSVRNLDWMTLAGLDRMNEHVSKQLMFCYVIKPKDITEEELLSPNCISRFKVQEVLMSRWISNQDREKKNDKLPEEFP; encoded by the exons ATGAAACTCAGTAG ATATTTTACTCACCTCAAATGGAAAAAATGTGTATCAAATGATGACTTGTCTATAtcggatgatgaagatgatgatgatcctgataATGATGGTACTGGTATTGATGATGCTGAATATAAAGTTGTGCCTGAAGAACCAACTGAGTCGTCTGTTGGAGCTAAAACAGATGAAACCATTACAGAATATTCCAAAGGCACCAAACCGTTGTCCCAA gtaAATAAGAACATTCCGTTACATCCATTGTGTAAAATTGATGAAGATGCCGCTAATGTTTTTGTGGTTGACCAACGTCAACTGAAGTCAGAAACTGTAGAAGACAATTCCAGGAGATCCACCCAATGGTTGCCCTCATTGAAACAAGACCCTTATTCTATGGGGGAGGTTCTTCTACTTATATATGAAGAG gCATTTTTTCTGACATATGGTCTTGGTTGTTTACTTGTCAAGGATAATCAAGGT AATCCATTGAAGATTTCTGAAATGTGgaaaacattttacaaaaacAGGTCTGACTTTCTTCCCAAATACATTGCTTACCATTATTACAGAAGCCAAGGATGGATCCCCAAACCCGGAATTAAATTTGGATGTGACTTCA TCCTGTACAAAGACGGTCAGTTATTTTACCATGCCACTTATTCCGTGTTAGTATTCATGGTAGAAGAAGGGTCCCTGGAAGAAGACCCTCGATGGTCTGTCCGAAATCTTGATTGGATGACACTGGCTGGTCTTGACCGAATGAACGAACATGTCAGTAAA CAACTGATGTTTTGTTATGTGATAAAACCCAAAGACATTACCGAAGAGGAACTTCTCTCACCAAACTGTATCTCCAGGTTTAAAGTTCAG GAAGTCTTAATGTCTCGGTGGATATCAAatcaagacagagagaaaaagaacgacAAATTGCCCGAAGAATTTCCTTGA
- the LOC106882720 gene encoding tRNA-splicing endonuclease subunit Sen2 isoform X1, whose product MSQTMAIKVPVPRKKKWQKTVHSFTPSAHKSMKMSSYSGKLRGNHVVVEYSGDAYDLYTKGCFGKGSLSRSLPEFQNLQPVIDIPKNNELIQLKIMKLSRYFTHLKWKKCVSNDDLSISDDEDDDDPDNDGTGIDDAEYKVVPEEPTESSVGAKTDETITEYSKGTKPLSQVNKNIPLHPLCKIDEDAANVFVVDQRQLKSETVEDNSRRSTQWLPSLKQDPYSMGEVLLLIYEEAFFLTYGLGCLLVKDNQGNPLKISEMWKTFYKNRSDFLPKYIAYHYYRSQGWIPKPGIKFGCDFILYKDGQLFYHATYSVLVFMVEEGSLEEDPRWSVRNLDWMTLAGLDRMNEHVSKQLMFCYVIKPKDITEEELLSPNCISRFKVQEVLMSRWISNQDREKKNDKLPEEFP is encoded by the exons ATGTCCCAGACAATGGCAATAAAGGTACCTGTTCCAAGGAAGAAGAAATGGCAAAAAACGGTGCACAGTTTTACACCATCTGCTCATAAATCCATGAAGATGAGTTCCTACAGTGGGAAACTTCGGGGCAATCATGTGGTTGTGGAATATTCTGGGGATGCCTATGATTTATATACAAAG GGATGTTTTGGAAAAGGTTCATTGTCTCGGAGTTTGCCTGAGTTTCAAAATCTTCAACCAGTAATTGATATTCCAAAGAACAATGAATTGATCCAACTCAAGATTATGAAACTCAGTAG ATATTTTACTCACCTCAAATGGAAAAAATGTGTATCAAATGATGACTTGTCTATAtcggatgatgaagatgatgatgatcctgataATGATGGTACTGGTATTGATGATGCTGAATATAAAGTTGTGCCTGAAGAACCAACTGAGTCGTCTGTTGGAGCTAAAACAGATGAAACCATTACAGAATATTCCAAAGGCACCAAACCGTTGTCCCAA gtaAATAAGAACATTCCGTTACATCCATTGTGTAAAATTGATGAAGATGCCGCTAATGTTTTTGTGGTTGACCAACGTCAACTGAAGTCAGAAACTGTAGAAGACAATTCCAGGAGATCCACCCAATGGTTGCCCTCATTGAAACAAGACCCTTATTCTATGGGGGAGGTTCTTCTACTTATATATGAAGAG gCATTTTTTCTGACATATGGTCTTGGTTGTTTACTTGTCAAGGATAATCAAGGT AATCCATTGAAGATTTCTGAAATGTGgaaaacattttacaaaaacAGGTCTGACTTTCTTCCCAAATACATTGCTTACCATTATTACAGAAGCCAAGGATGGATCCCCAAACCCGGAATTAAATTTGGATGTGACTTCA TCCTGTACAAAGACGGTCAGTTATTTTACCATGCCACTTATTCCGTGTTAGTATTCATGGTAGAAGAAGGGTCCCTGGAAGAAGACCCTCGATGGTCTGTCCGAAATCTTGATTGGATGACACTGGCTGGTCTTGACCGAATGAACGAACATGTCAGTAAA CAACTGATGTTTTGTTATGTGATAAAACCCAAAGACATTACCGAAGAGGAACTTCTCTCACCAAACTGTATCTCCAGGTTTAAAGTTCAG GAAGTCTTAATGTCTCGGTGGATATCAAatcaagacagagagaaaaagaacgacAAATTGCCCGAAGAATTTCCTTGA